One genomic segment of Candidatus Thermodiscus eudorianus includes these proteins:
- a CDS encoding ATP synthase subunit A, translated as MAVKGRIVRISGPLVVAEGMEGAQMYEMVWVGEDKLIGEITRIRGDRAFIQVYESTTGLKPGELVEGTGAPLSVWLGPGIIGNIYDGVQRPLPLIADKIAKEAPHRKMFIERGVHVDSIPRDKKWHFKPGFNGKKIEPGLKVEPGDLIGTVPETSLIEHRVMIPPGIHGRLKWIAPEGDYTIEETIAVVESEGKEVEVKLAHRWPVRIPRPYKAKLEPSLPLITGVRIIDTFFPMAKGGTGAVPGGFGTGKTVTLHSLAQWSDARVVVYIGCGERGNEMTEVLERFPEYKDPWTGKPLMERTILIANTSNMPVAAREASIYVGVTLAEYYRDMGYDVLLVADSTSRWAEALREIAGRLEEMPAEEGYPSYLASRLAEFYERAGRVDALGSPDRRGSVTIVGAVSPPGGDFTEPVTSHTKRFIRVFWALDTKLAYSRHYPAINWIMSYSAYVDLVTEWWHSNVDPRWREYRDQAMEILMREDELQDIVRLVGTESLDEKDKLILEAARVLKDGFLKQNAFDPIDAFATPEKQFKMLQLFIDYYKKALELVEHGIPVARIREAMGRLYVEMVKAKFEVPNDQLEKLDELRMKVLKTLDEVEARSG; from the coding sequence TTGGCGGTTAAGGGTAGGATAGTTAGGATCTCGGGCCCCCTCGTCGTCGCCGAGGGCATGGAAGGCGCCCAGATGTACGAGATGGTCTGGGTAGGAGAGGACAAGCTGATAGGGGAGATAACCAGGATCAGGGGAGATAGGGCGTTCATACAAGTCTACGAGTCCACGACCGGGTTGAAGCCGGGCGAGCTCGTCGAGGGGACGGGTGCCCCTCTCAGCGTATGGCTGGGCCCAGGCATTATAGGCAACATCTACGATGGCGTCCAGAGGCCGCTCCCACTCATAGCAGACAAGATAGCCAAGGAGGCGCCCCACAGGAAGATGTTCATCGAGAGGGGTGTACACGTAGACTCCATTCCCAGAGACAAGAAGTGGCACTTCAAGCCCGGGTTTAACGGCAAGAAGATCGAGCCCGGGCTAAAGGTCGAGCCTGGCGATCTCATAGGCACTGTACCGGAGACCAGTTTAATCGAGCACCGAGTCATGATACCCCCAGGCATCCACGGCAGGCTCAAGTGGATAGCTCCAGAGGGAGACTACACGATAGAGGAAACGATAGCAGTTGTCGAGAGCGAGGGGAAGGAGGTAGAGGTCAAGCTAGCCCATAGATGGCCCGTCAGGATCCCCAGGCCCTATAAGGCGAAGCTGGAACCCTCGCTGCCGCTGATCACGGGCGTCAGGATAATCGACACGTTCTTCCCCATGGCCAAGGGAGGCACCGGCGCGGTGCCCGGAGGCTTCGGCACTGGGAAGACCGTGACTCTACACAGCCTCGCGCAGTGGAGCGACGCCAGGGTCGTAGTCTACATCGGATGCGGCGAGAGAGGCAACGAGATGACTGAGGTGCTAGAGAGATTCCCAGAGTACAAGGACCCGTGGACTGGTAAGCCCCTCATGGAGAGAACAATACTCATAGCTAATACCAGCAACATGCCCGTCGCCGCCAGAGAGGCCAGCATCTACGTGGGAGTCACCCTGGCAGAGTACTATAGGGATATGGGCTACGACGTCCTCCTTGTAGCCGACTCAACTAGCAGGTGGGCGGAGGCCCTAAGAGAGATTGCTGGTAGGCTTGAGGAGATGCCTGCTGAGGAGGGATACCCAAGCTACCTGGCCTCAAGGCTAGCCGAGTTCTACGAGAGAGCCGGCAGGGTCGACGCGCTTGGCAGCCCCGATAGGCGGGGTAGCGTGACTATAGTGGGAGCCGTAAGCCCGCCGGGAGGAGACTTCACGGAGCCCGTCACGAGCCACACGAAGAGGTTCATAAGAGTATTCTGGGCACTAGACACTAAGCTAGCGTACTCAAGGCACTACCCGGCCATCAACTGGATAATGAGCTACAGCGCCTACGTGGACCTGGTCACCGAGTGGTGGCACAGCAACGTGGATCCGAGGTGGAGGGAGTACAGGGACCAGGCCATGGAGATCCTGATGAGGGAGGACGAGCTCCAGGACATAGTGAGACTCGTTGGAACCGAGAGCCTGGACGAGAAGGACAAGCTGATACTAGAGGCGGCCAGGGTCCTGAAGGACGGTTTCCTCAAGCAGAACGCGTTCGACCCCATAGACGCGTTCGCGACGCCCGAGAAGCAGTTCAAGATGCTGCAACTCTTCATAGACTACTACAAGAAGGCCCTGGAGCTGGTCGAGCACGGGATACCGGTGGCCAGGATAAGAGAGGCCATGGGTAGGCTGTACGTTGAGATGGTAAAGGCGAAGTTCGAGGTACCCAACGACCAGTTGGAGAAGCTCGACGAGCTCAGAATGAAGGTCCTCAAGACACTGGACGAGGTGGAGGCCCGGTCCGGGTAG
- a CDS encoding adenine nucleotide alpha hydrolase family protein, which translates to MARCSLCGRPAIAYVPYQRRHYCSTHYAEFVESKVKRTVKRYGLVRPGDRVVAAVSGGKDSATLLSTLAALRGEIEFDLIAFHVDLGIGDYSRGSRKIVEELARLLDVPLIVFSLQEELDFTIPSASMRLRRPACSICGAVKRYLYNAVGVELDAKVATGHNADDIASLAVKNFLAQELDAIRKLGPSTEGIPGLAAPRIRPLYNVYERESFLYVIAKGLPYLHRDCPHARFTSLDFRVKEYLNRLEEEKPSLKLGFLNKLAERISSYPAAEARVEGCKYCGLLSSSGICSLCRLTFKLKGEALGARVRERIREMVRGLG; encoded by the coding sequence GTGGCTAGATGCAGCTTGTGTGGAAGGCCTGCTATAGCCTACGTGCCATACCAGAGGCGGCATTATTGTAGCACGCACTATGCCGAGTTCGTGGAGTCCAAGGTTAAGAGGACTGTAAAGAGGTATGGATTGGTTAGGCCTGGGGATAGGGTTGTCGCCGCCGTTAGTGGGGGTAAGGATAGTGCTACCCTGCTCTCCACGCTAGCGGCTCTCCGGGGAGAGATAGAGTTCGACCTCATAGCCTTCCACGTCGATCTGGGCATCGGCGACTACAGCAGGGGGTCCAGGAAGATCGTGGAGGAGCTGGCCAGGCTCCTAGACGTGCCCTTAATAGTGTTTAGCCTGCAGGAGGAGCTGGACTTCACCATACCCAGCGCGTCTATGAGGCTTAGGAGGCCGGCCTGCAGCATATGCGGCGCTGTCAAGAGGTACCTCTATAACGCCGTAGGAGTGGAGCTGGACGCCAAGGTGGCTACAGGGCATAACGCCGACGACATAGCGTCGCTCGCCGTCAAGAACTTTCTAGCTCAAGAGCTCGACGCAATAAGGAAGCTAGGCCCTAGTACAGAGGGCATACCGGGGCTAGCCGCTCCACGCATAAGGCCCCTCTACAATGTGTACGAGAGGGAGTCGTTCCTCTACGTTATAGCCAAGGGTCTACCCTACCTCCACAGGGACTGCCCCCACGCTAGGTTCACGAGCCTGGACTTCCGAGTCAAGGAGTACTTGAACAGGCTTGAGGAGGAGAAGCCCAGCCTCAAGCTAGGCTTCCTGAACAAGCTGGCCGAGAGGATATCGAGCTACCCGGCCGCTGAGGCTAGGGTCGAGGGGTGCAAGTACTGCGGCCTCCTCTCTAGTAGTGGTATCTGCTCGCTCTGCAGGTTGACCTTCAAGTTGAAGGGCGAGGCTCTGGGCGCTAGGGTGAGGGAAAGAATCAGGGAGATGGTTAGGGGTCTCGGCTAG
- a CDS encoding ATP synthase subunit B, giving the protein MAYGVREYTRVREIKGPLLIVEGVSNVAYDEIVEVELASGEKRRGRVLDVQRGVAVVQVFEGTTGITTTGTRVRFLGRPLEIPVSEDMLGRIFNGLGEPIDNGPPIVAEDERDVNGAPLNPSERAYPEDFIQTGVSAIDGMNTLVRGQKLPIFSGSGLPHNVLAAQIARQATVRGEAEEFAVVFAAIGIKYDDFIFFKKFFEETGALNRVAMFVNLADEPAMIRLVTPRAALTLAEYLAYERDMHVLVILTDMTNYAEALREISAAREEVPGRQGYPGYLYSDLASIYERAGRVKGKKGSITQMPILTMPNDDITHPIPDLTGYITEGQIVLSRELHNRGIYPPINVLMSLSRLMKEGIGPGKTREDHADVSNQLYAAYSRGVELRSLAAVVGEESLSPVDRKYLEFADLFEQRFLKQGERENRTLEQTLDIAWEILAILPEEELTNIKEKYIKKYHPKYRSQQA; this is encoded by the coding sequence ATGGCTTATGGAGTGAGGGAGTATACTAGGGTAAGGGAGATCAAGGGCCCCCTCCTAATAGTGGAGGGCGTCTCAAACGTCGCCTACGATGAGATCGTGGAGGTCGAGCTGGCCAGCGGCGAGAAGAGGAGGGGCAGGGTACTAGACGTCCAGAGGGGAGTAGCCGTAGTACAGGTATTCGAGGGGACAACGGGCATCACAACAACCGGGACCAGGGTGAGGTTCCTGGGGAGACCCCTTGAGATACCGGTAAGCGAGGACATGCTTGGCAGGATATTCAACGGCCTAGGAGAGCCGATCGACAACGGGCCCCCGATAGTGGCAGAGGACGAGAGAGACGTAAACGGTGCCCCACTGAACCCGAGCGAGAGGGCCTATCCAGAGGACTTCATCCAGACCGGAGTAAGCGCGATAGACGGGATGAACACCCTGGTCAGGGGCCAGAAGCTACCGATATTCAGCGGCAGCGGCCTGCCCCACAACGTGCTCGCAGCCCAAATAGCCAGGCAGGCAACCGTAAGGGGCGAGGCGGAAGAGTTCGCAGTAGTATTCGCAGCGATAGGAATAAAGTACGACGACTTCATATTCTTCAAGAAGTTCTTCGAGGAGACGGGCGCCCTAAACAGGGTAGCCATGTTCGTCAACCTAGCCGACGAGCCAGCTATGATTAGGCTGGTGACGCCCAGGGCGGCCCTGACACTAGCCGAGTACCTGGCATACGAGAGGGACATGCACGTCCTAGTGATACTGACCGATATGACAAACTACGCAGAAGCCCTCAGAGAGATCTCTGCAGCGCGAGAGGAGGTACCTGGGAGGCAGGGATACCCGGGATACCTATACAGCGACCTCGCAAGCATCTACGAGAGGGCCGGCAGGGTCAAGGGCAAGAAGGGCAGTATAACCCAGATGCCCATACTCACGATGCCCAACGACGATATAACACACCCAATCCCCGACCTGACAGGCTACATCACAGAGGGCCAGATAGTCCTCAGCAGGGAACTACACAACAGGGGAATCTACCCGCCGATAAACGTGCTCATGAGCCTCTCAAGACTCATGAAGGAGGGAATAGGCCCCGGCAAGACGCGTGAGGACCACGCGGACGTGAGCAATCAGCTATACGCGGCGTACTCCAGGGGAGTAGAGCTCAGGAGCCTAGCAGCAGTGGTCGGAGAGGAGAGCCTAAGCCCGGTGGACAGGAAGTACCTGGAGTTCGCAGACCTATTCGAGCAGCGGTTCCTAAAGCAGGGAGAAAGGGAGAACAGGACGCTGGAGCAGACGCTTGACATAGCATGGGAGATACTAGCCATACTACCGGAGGAGGAGCTGACCAACATAAAGGAGAAGTACATAAAGAAGTATCATCCAAAGTACAGGAGCCAACAGGCCTAG